The sequence TATCCGGTGGGCGTCGATTTCCGTTCCGCGGGAAGAACAACCGTGTTCGCGGCCGGGGAGGACGGGATATCGGTCGGCCGAGTAAGTGACAACAGGGGGCCGGTCATCGCTGTGGTGACGATCGCCATCACCACCATGAGCGAATACAGTTCGCCGTCGAGGAGTCCGAGTTGGCGGCCGGTGGTGAGAATGATCAATTCGGTCAGCCCGTGGGTGTTCATCAGGGCGCCCATGCCTAACGCCTGCCGGTTTCTCAGACCGGCGAGGCGGGCGCCGAGGAATCCGCCGCCGATCTTGCCGCTGACGGCGACCACCAGGAGCAATACGAGCACGCCGGCCCCGTTCCCGTCGATGCTGGAGAGATCCACCTGTAACCCGGCGACGGCGAAGTAGACGGGAAGCAGCAGGCCGCCGGTCCGCTTGGCGAAGTGGGCGATTTCGGCGCAGCCTTCGGGGTCGTCGCGCGGCAGCAGGAGACCGAACACGAACGCGCCGAAGATGAAGTGCTGGCCGAGGAGTTCGGTGATCCCGCCCGAGGCCAGCGCGCCGACGAAGACCACAACGAACCGGTCCCGATGCGGCTGCCGCGCATTCCACAGCAGGCGGCGCAGCAGCGGGCGGGCCGCGAGCAGCACGATCGCGTACGGGGCGAGGAGCAGCAACCGCCACGGGCTCGCCCCGGAGGGATTGACCACGGTGACAGCGAGGACCAGCAGCGACCAGGCGACCACATCGGCGATCGACGCCGCCGCCAGCGCGA is a genomic window of Streptomyces sp. Edi2 containing:
- a CDS encoding cation:proton antiporter, producing MLARILTDHAMQHTRLGTLALAAASIADVVAWSLLVLAVTVVNPSGASPWRLLLLAPYAIVLLAARPLLRRLLWNARQPHRDRFVVVFVGALASGGITELLGQHFIFGAFVFGLLLPRDDPEGCAEIAHFAKRTGGLLLPVYFAVAGLQVDLSSIDGNGAGVLVLLLVVAVSGKIGGGFLGARLAGLRNRQALGMGALMNTHGLTELIILTTGRQLGLLDGELYSLMVVMAIVTTAMTGPLLSLTRPTDIPSSPAANTVVLPAERKSTPTG